In Desulfomonile tiedjei DSM 6799, a genomic segment contains:
- a CDS encoding recombinase family protein translates to MKAVGYARVSSQEQIEGTSLKAQEDQIRAYAMMKGLDLITVMIDAGISGGKPLASRPEGSRLADMVNQGEVQAVVITKLDRGFRSASDCLNNVEAWEQRGVSLHILNLGGSTIDTSTPSGKFFITVMAGAAELERNLIRERCNEGRKIRKAQGCRIGEIPFGFSLAEDGKTLVKCGEEQEAIALALDLKSQGYSASGIAGELNRREITTKKGSQWTHKQVIRLLQRAA, encoded by the coding sequence ATGAAAGCCGTAGGATATGCCAGAGTGAGCAGTCAAGAGCAGATCGAGGGAACAAGCCTCAAAGCACAGGAAGATCAGATCCGGGCCTATGCCATGATGAAAGGACTTGATCTGATAACTGTCATGATTGACGCGGGGATCTCGGGTGGAAAGCCTCTTGCGAGCCGTCCAGAAGGTTCCCGTCTGGCTGACATGGTTAATCAGGGGGAAGTTCAGGCCGTGGTAATTACGAAGCTGGACAGGGGATTTAGGAGCGCTTCCGATTGCCTGAACAATGTCGAAGCATGGGAACAGAGGGGCGTGTCTCTGCATATCCTGAACCTCGGGGGGAGCACAATCGATACGAGCACTCCAAGCGGAAAGTTCTTTATCACGGTCATGGCGGGAGCAGCGGAGCTTGAACGCAACTTGATCCGTGAACGCTGCAATGAAGGCCGCAAGATCCGCAAAGCACAGGGCTGCCGTATTGGTGAAATCCCGTTTGGCTTTTCTCTGGCCGAAGATGGGAAGACCTTAGTAAAATGTGGGGAAGAGCAGGAAGCCATAGCTTTGGCGCTCGACTTGAAATCGCAGGGATACTCTGCTTCCGGCATAGCTGGCGAATTGAACCGGAGAGAAATCACCACAAAGAAAGGCTCACAATGGACTCACAAGCAAGTGATCCGACTGCTCCAAAGAGCGGCTTAA
- a CDS encoding ERCC4 domain-containing protein, with translation MKQIDPPPILVDTREPVPHPWESFFNGPVILGTLQTGDFSLPGCGEMISIERKTTADLISCLCSSRERFTRELQRASRIPDFMVIVEGTYGEILKGEYRSGMNPKSAWESIIALQQRYRIPFLFAGSTEIAARLCESILIRWWKEHVKILEEIRIATKKAGLIPSGRVFAETNFPHSC, from the coding sequence TTGAAACAGATTGATCCCCCGCCGATCCTCGTGGATACGAGAGAGCCCGTCCCGCATCCCTGGGAATCGTTTTTCAATGGGCCGGTGATCCTGGGAACTCTCCAGACAGGGGACTTCTCCCTTCCCGGATGTGGCGAGATGATATCGATTGAACGAAAGACCACGGCCGATCTGATTTCCTGCCTCTGCTCGAGCCGTGAGAGGTTCACGCGAGAATTGCAGAGAGCTTCCCGGATTCCTGATTTCATGGTGATCGTGGAAGGGACCTATGGCGAGATACTGAAAGGTGAGTATCGGAGTGGCATGAATCCCAAGAGCGCTTGGGAATCCATCATAGCATTGCAACAGCGATACCGAATCCCGTTTCTCTTCGCCGGTTCGACTGAAATAGCAGCTCGTTTGTGTGAATCGATCTTGATCCGCTGGTGGAAAGAACACGTCAAGATCCTGGAAGAGATCCGGATTGCTACAAAGAAAGCCGGTCTCATTCCTTCCGGCCGGGTCTTTGCTGAGACTAATTTTCCGCACTCATGTTGA
- a CDS encoding P-II family nitrogen regulator produces the protein MFLIEAIIKPFKLDDVKDALEELGVGGMTFTEILHAAPPKPKGRSFGETSKDVDLLPKIKVEVVVPAELAERIIEALCVHGSAGRNEDGRIMVERVNGAVRIRTGEIDSDALE, from the coding sequence ATGTTTTTGATCGAGGCAATTATAAAACCTTTCAAGCTGGATGACGTCAAAGACGCTCTGGAAGAGCTGGGCGTCGGCGGTATGACATTCACGGAGATTCTTCATGCAGCTCCCCCGAAGCCGAAAGGCCGTTCTTTCGGGGAAACGTCGAAAGATGTGGATCTCCTCCCGAAGATCAAAGTAGAAGTGGTGGTGCCTGCAGAGCTTGCCGAGCGTATAATAGAGGCTCTGTGCGTTCATGGTTCGGCAGGCAGAAATGAAGACGGCAGAATAATGGTCGAGCGAGTCAACGGTGCTGTCCGAATCCGTACCGGAGAAATCGATTCGGACGCCCTCGAATGA
- a CDS encoding response regulator transcription factor, which translates to MSRNRILIIDSKGDVLETLLPKLLGDGYYISTVTNGDDAFGRASVESPDFVIINITSNEGVGLCRRLKSNAATRDISVVVLISQSDQAYVSDSLDAGVDDYMMKPVSTELFSAKLAAINRLRSIPTNDASVLSFDDLTIDLNRHRVFVRNSIVELTRTEFRILCYLARHPGWVITREQILNEVKGSDICVTERSVDVQIVGLRRKLGSEGKRIETVRGFGYRLQT; encoded by the coding sequence ATGTCACGAAATCGAATTCTCATAATTGACAGCAAAGGCGACGTTCTCGAAACGTTGTTACCGAAATTGTTAGGGGACGGCTATTACATAAGCACGGTGACAAATGGAGATGATGCATTCGGACGGGCCAGTGTCGAATCACCTGATTTTGTAATCATAAATATTACGAGTAACGAAGGGGTGGGTCTTTGTCGACGGCTGAAAAGCAACGCGGCAACCCGAGACATATCCGTTGTGGTGCTTATATCTCAGTCCGATCAGGCATATGTTTCAGATAGTCTCGATGCAGGCGTTGACGACTACATGATGAAACCGGTCAGTACCGAGTTATTCAGTGCGAAACTGGCGGCAATCAATCGTTTGAGAAGCATCCCTACGAATGACGCGTCAGTGCTATCATTTGACGATCTGACTATCGACCTCAATCGTCACCGTGTCTTTGTTCGAAACAGCATCGTCGAACTGACCAGAACCGAATTCAGAATTTTATGCTATCTAGCACGCCATCCAGGGTGGGTTATAACACGCGAGCAGATTCTCAATGAAGTTAAGGGCAGCGATATTTGTGTCACCGAGCGCTCTGTGGATGTTCAGATAGTCGGCCTGAGAAGGAAGCTCGGTTCCGAAGGAAAACGCATCGAGACCGTGCGGGGTTTTGGTTATAGGCTCCAGACCTGA
- a CDS encoding HMA2 domain-containing protein, whose translation MRYYVHEVPGRLRIKMPGLKRNKFKCTELECLLESLHGIGSVTANVLTGSVLIQFCPESICSHSILTLLSQEGYIDLTRAISSPQYMEEAVSNIGYAASKALLGLALDKAFEGTPLVLLAAFI comes from the coding sequence ATGCGCTATTATGTTCATGAAGTGCCCGGGAGATTACGAATCAAGATGCCGGGTTTAAAGAGAAACAAGTTCAAATGCACTGAATTGGAATGCCTTCTGGAAAGTCTGCACGGCATCGGTTCAGTTACTGCCAATGTGCTTACTGGAAGCGTTCTCATTCAGTTTTGCCCTGAGAGCATTTGTTCACACAGTATCCTTACTCTCCTTTCGCAAGAGGGATACATTGATTTAACGAGAGCAATATCGAGCCCGCAATATATGGAAGAAGCAGTCTCCAATATAGGGTATGCCGCTTCGAAAGCATTGCTGGGTTTGGCCTTGGATAAAGCCTTTGAAGGCACTCCATTGGTTCTTCTCGCCGCCTTCATATAA
- a CDS encoding DUF5132 domain-containing protein, giving the protein MALWRPQGGIWTGVAIGVGLLIAPVVIPIVATAARPVLKAALKGGFMVFEKGREMLADAIEVAEDVIEEAKAEVRTELAETKEQM; this is encoded by the coding sequence ATGGCATTGTGGAGGCCTCAAGGAGGTATATGGACTGGAGTGGCAATCGGGGTAGGGTTGCTGATCGCCCCTGTTGTAATTCCCATAGTTGCAACGGCTGCTCGCCCCGTTTTGAAGGCTGCTTTGAAGGGTGGGTTCATGGTTTTCGAAAAGGGTCGCGAAATGTTGGCTGATGCTATCGAAGTGGCAGAGGATGTGATTGAGGAAGCGAAGGCTGAGGTTCGTACGGAACTGGCAGAGACCAAAGAGCAAATGTGA
- a CDS encoding cation-translocating P-type ATPase, giving the protein MIAEIHNAVKGRRRYKLTALYRCEALKNFLETTLVRNGKIKAVSASVLTGNVLIVYDESYDSRTIFHSLEKIVQEFLLDPNRALIALQPENDRCKKAFAGPVMSDLAGEPLQQWHVMEQEQVLSFLGSSLESGLSRESVEASAHKYGINAVPEAEVRSKLEIFLDQFKSLPVALLGVAAGISVLTAGVIDAVVIAAVVGINGIVGYYTESRAEETIRALRHFVQPSAKVLREGIVTELSAAEVVVGDILVLKPGTYVVADARVVHSNNLSLDESILTGESMPVMKTAEALQQKDTALGDRINMIYGGTLVTGGLGLAVVVAVGPMTEIGRIQSLVATSAPPETPIERQLEQIGNQLVLLSAVVCGVVFLMGLLRGNSFIQMLKSSISLAVAAVPEGLPTVATTTLALGVGSMRQHQVLVRNLEAVCTLGSVETLCFDKTGTVTVNEMSVVRVYSGSQQVSVSDGTLFVGDKPVDDNIPEEVLKLVHICALCNESEVIRKNGTFIVNGTSTENALIHLAIACGVDVQELRGRHPILNTRHRAEDRQFMTTLHENHGEQHLLALKGSPLEVLHKCKYIFKDGYMSELTDEDQELIEAENDSMAGDALRVLGAGFTLQASDEGSDEDQTFTWLGLVGMADPVRRGVKECVQVFHQAGLETVMITGDQSQTAYAVGRQLGLANGNPLEILDSSHLNTADPQVINALVKKAHVFARVSPSNKLQIVQALQNAGKIVAMTGDGINDGPALKAADVGIAMGRGGTDVAREVADVILEQDDLETLIIAIRDGRTIYLNIRKSLHYLLATNFSEIQLMFTATALGLSHPLNAMQLLWINLISDVFPGLALAMDPSEPDIMDQPPRDPDESIAKIQDFKRITAESAVMTASSLAAYAYGFMRYGAGMQAGTLAFQSLTGAQILHALNCRSETRSIFDDENQPNRYLSTAVTVSLGLQAATQLIPGLRSLLGLAPLTLIDGLVATAAATAPLFINNAMKKRQVDQA; this is encoded by the coding sequence ATGATTGCGGAAATCCATAATGCGGTAAAAGGCAGGCGTAGATACAAATTGACGGCTCTGTACAGGTGTGAAGCGCTCAAGAACTTCCTCGAAACAACACTCGTGCGAAACGGCAAAATCAAAGCGGTTTCTGCAAGCGTTCTCACCGGGAATGTCCTCATAGTTTATGATGAAAGCTATGATTCCCGAACAATTTTTCATTCACTCGAAAAAATCGTACAAGAATTTCTACTGGATCCGAATCGAGCGCTAATAGCACTTCAACCCGAAAACGATCGTTGCAAGAAAGCGTTCGCTGGGCCTGTAATGTCAGATTTGGCCGGTGAACCCTTGCAGCAGTGGCACGTCATGGAGCAGGAGCAGGTTCTATCATTCCTGGGGAGTTCACTGGAGTCGGGTCTTTCGAGAGAGTCTGTAGAGGCGAGTGCTCACAAATATGGAATAAATGCGGTGCCCGAAGCAGAAGTGCGATCCAAGTTGGAGATCTTTCTCGATCAATTCAAGTCTTTGCCGGTTGCTTTGCTTGGAGTTGCGGCAGGTATATCCGTCCTTACGGCAGGAGTAATAGATGCCGTAGTGATTGCGGCAGTAGTTGGAATCAATGGAATCGTGGGGTATTACACGGAAAGCCGTGCAGAGGAAACGATTAGGGCATTACGGCATTTTGTTCAACCGTCTGCAAAAGTGCTGCGTGAAGGGATTGTCACCGAATTATCGGCTGCAGAGGTGGTGGTTGGTGACATTCTGGTCCTCAAGCCGGGCACGTATGTGGTGGCAGACGCCCGCGTGGTTCATTCGAATAACTTGAGCCTTGACGAATCAATTCTTACGGGCGAGAGCATGCCCGTTATGAAGACTGCCGAAGCATTGCAGCAAAAGGATACTGCATTGGGCGACAGGATCAACATGATTTACGGTGGAACCCTTGTCACAGGAGGGCTGGGCCTGGCTGTAGTAGTTGCGGTAGGGCCCATGACCGAGATCGGAAGAATTCAGTCGCTGGTTGCTACTTCAGCGCCTCCCGAAACTCCTATCGAACGTCAATTGGAACAGATTGGTAATCAGCTCGTCTTGTTATCGGCTGTTGTCTGCGGTGTAGTCTTCTTGATGGGGTTGCTCAGGGGCAACAGCTTCATTCAGATGCTCAAGAGTTCGATCTCACTGGCAGTAGCAGCAGTACCGGAGGGATTACCTACGGTTGCCACGACTACATTGGCTCTCGGTGTCGGAAGCATGCGCCAACATCAAGTCCTGGTGCGCAATCTTGAAGCAGTGTGTACACTTGGTTCCGTTGAGACCCTTTGTTTTGATAAGACAGGCACCGTGACGGTTAATGAAATGTCGGTCGTCCGGGTGTACTCCGGAAGCCAACAGGTGTCAGTGAGCGACGGAACCCTCTTTGTAGGTGATAAACCTGTTGATGACAACATTCCCGAGGAAGTGCTCAAACTCGTTCACATATGCGCGTTGTGTAATGAAAGCGAAGTAATCAGAAAGAATGGGACATTTATAGTCAATGGTACGAGCACGGAAAACGCTCTCATTCATCTTGCCATAGCATGCGGAGTCGATGTTCAGGAATTGAGAGGCCGGCATCCGATTCTCAACACAAGGCATCGGGCGGAAGATCGTCAGTTTATGACCACATTGCACGAGAATCACGGCGAGCAGCATCTTCTGGCGCTCAAGGGAAGTCCTTTGGAAGTGTTGCATAAGTGCAAGTACATTTTCAAAGACGGATACATGTCGGAACTGACCGACGAAGACCAGGAGCTCATCGAGGCTGAAAACGACAGCATGGCAGGAGATGCACTTCGTGTGCTCGGAGCTGGCTTCACTTTGCAGGCTTCTGACGAAGGTTCTGATGAGGACCAGACGTTTACCTGGCTGGGGCTGGTGGGAATGGCCGATCCTGTTCGCCGTGGAGTGAAGGAGTGCGTGCAAGTATTCCACCAGGCTGGTTTGGAAACGGTTATGATAACAGGAGATCAGAGCCAGACTGCGTACGCTGTGGGAAGGCAACTGGGACTTGCCAACGGGAATCCGCTGGAGATTCTCGATTCCAGTCATCTGAACACGGCAGATCCCCAGGTGATTAACGCTCTTGTGAAAAAGGCGCACGTTTTTGCCCGTGTCAGTCCTTCAAACAAGCTTCAAATAGTTCAGGCTCTTCAGAATGCGGGCAAAATTGTGGCAATGACCGGCGATGGCATAAATGATGGACCGGCCCTGAAAGCCGCGGATGTCGGAATAGCCATGGGACGGGGAGGAACGGATGTTGCCCGCGAGGTGGCTGATGTCATTCTTGAGCAAGACGATCTCGAGACGCTCATTATTGCCATTCGTGATGGCCGAACGATTTATCTGAACATCAGAAAGTCTCTCCATTATTTGCTCGCTACCAATTTTAGCGAAATTCAGCTTATGTTTACGGCAACTGCGCTTGGACTTTCTCATCCGTTGAATGCCATGCAGTTGCTGTGGATCAATCTTATTTCCGATGTGTTTCCCGGGCTTGCCCTGGCAATGGATCCCTCCGAACCCGACATTATGGACCAGCCGCCTCGGGACCCTGACGAATCAATCGCAAAGATACAGGATTTCAAACGCATTACGGCCGAATCTGCAGTAATGACCGCGTCGTCTCTTGCTGCCTATGCATACGGTTTCATGCGTTATGGAGCCGGGATGCAAGCCGGAACATTGGCTTTCCAGAGCTTGACCGGCGCCCAAATCTTGCACGCCCTGAACTGTCGTTCGGAAACTCGGAGCATCTTCGATGACGAAAACCAACCGAACCGATATCTGAGTACCGCGGTTACTGTTTCTCTCGGGTTGCAGGCAGCAACTCAGCTTATTCCGGGACTGAGAAGTCTACTCGGACTTGCTCCTTTGACGTTAATAGACGGCCTCGTTGCCACGGCTGCTGCAACTGCTCCTCTGTTCATCAACAATGCTATGAAGAAAAGGCAGGTAGATCAGGCATGA
- the metK gene encoding methionine adenosyltransferase, which translates to MKKDFIHTSESVTEGHPDKLCDQISDAIVDRFLERDPCARVTAECAVSLSVVFISARFASHVKVDFPNVARKVIRKIGYVDQEFDYKTCSILTSLKDMAPRDQARDPETDGYQVSNQVTIFGFACDHTPALMPLPIWLAHKLSSKLSRVRQHGVLPYLAPDGTTQVAVEFKDTRPHRIHTIAVNASQIDRNIPNQKRLYDDIIENVIEGVFEDEPVTPDANTRIFVNPGGPLILGGPSVHSGLTGRKNAIDTYGGFSRNSGSALSGKDPLRIDRVGAYAARYAAKNVVAAGLAKRCEIQLSYTIGLSEPASVQVETMGTGTIPDEEIVERVRKAFPFTLEGIIREFDLMKLPASSKGGFYRKLAAYGHFGRPDLDLPWERTDKVDVLRA; encoded by the coding sequence ATGAAGAAAGATTTTATCCATACCTCGGAATCAGTAACAGAAGGGCATCCGGACAAATTATGCGATCAGATCAGTGACGCCATCGTAGACCGTTTTCTCGAGCGTGACCCCTGTGCTCGCGTCACGGCAGAATGCGCGGTCTCACTCTCAGTCGTTTTCATTTCTGCGCGGTTCGCTTCCCATGTCAAAGTGGATTTTCCTAATGTGGCCCGTAAAGTAATCAGGAAAATCGGGTATGTGGACCAGGAGTTCGATTATAAGACGTGCAGCATATTGACCAGTCTCAAAGATATGGCTCCTCGAGATCAGGCAAGAGATCCGGAAACCGATGGTTACCAGGTAAGCAATCAAGTGACGATTTTCGGTTTTGCGTGCGATCATACGCCTGCGCTCATGCCTCTGCCTATCTGGCTTGCTCACAAGCTTTCATCAAAGCTTTCCCGGGTGAGACAACACGGAGTGTTGCCATATCTGGCGCCGGATGGAACAACACAGGTAGCAGTGGAATTCAAGGATACTCGACCTCACAGGATTCACACCATTGCAGTGAACGCAAGTCAAATAGATAGGAATATACCCAATCAGAAGCGGTTGTATGACGACATAATAGAGAACGTTATCGAAGGCGTTTTCGAGGATGAACCCGTTACACCCGATGCAAACACCAGAATATTTGTGAATCCCGGTGGACCTCTCATCCTGGGTGGACCTTCCGTGCATTCCGGTCTCACAGGCAGAAAGAATGCCATCGACACTTACGGGGGATTCTCCAGGAATAGCGGCTCCGCTTTAAGCGGAAAAGATCCGCTGAGAATCGACCGTGTGGGAGCTTACGCTGCACGATATGCCGCAAAGAATGTTGTTGCGGCCGGACTCGCGAAACGATGCGAGATTCAACTCAGTTATACGATCGGTTTGTCGGAACCGGCGAGTGTCCAGGTGGAAACCATGGGAACAGGCACTATCCCGGATGAGGAAATTGTGGAGCGAGTAAGGAAGGCGTTTCCCTTCACCTTGGAAGGTATTATTCGTGAATTCGACCTGATGAAACTCCCTGCTTCATCCAAAGGCGGCTTTTACCGGAAGTTGGCAGCGTACGGTCATTTTGGAAGACCAGATCTGGACTTGCCCTGGGAGCGTACTGACAAGGTCGATGTGCTTCGTGCATAG